A stretch of the Aegilops tauschii subsp. strangulata cultivar AL8/78 chromosome 4, Aet v6.0, whole genome shotgun sequence genome encodes the following:
- the LOC141022008 gene encoding uncharacterized protein, with translation MAVVVQLCVGIYVLVYHISVADEHCGLLAAFLLDEEYTFVGLDINNDQKKLKRVGLVVQNFVDIQNMWRVPDQVTIKPKYGLADYAGSIIHHSYNKMKDAITEDEHHIQAEAPLPLKNIYYASRDAYSTYNVYRRLVNFQKGFESQCQHFTKPSRRSRKSGRKNEST, from the coding sequence ATGGCTGTCGTGGTCCAGTTATGCGTTGGCATCTACGTCCTCGTGTACCACATAAGCGTTGCTGATGAGCACTGCGGCCTGCTTGCCGCCTTCCTGCTCGACGAGGAGTACACCTTTGTTGGGTTGGACATCAACAATGACCAGAAAAAACTCAAGCGTGTTGGTCTGGTGGTACAAAACTTTGTGGATATCCAGAATATGTGGAGAGTGCCTGATCAAGTGACGATTAAGCCAAAGTATGGCTTGGCTGACTATGCTGGTTCCATCATCCACCACAGCTACAACAAGATGAAGGATGCTATCACAGAAGATGAACACCATATACAGGCAGAAGCGCCCTTGCCCTTGAAGAACATCTATTATGCTTCCAGGGACGCGTATTCCACCTACAATGTATACAGGCGCTTGGTGAACTTCCAGAAGGGGTTCGAGAGTCAGTGCCAGCATTTCACCAAACCATCTAGGCGGTCGAGGAAGTCCGGAAGGAAGAATGAATCAACCTAA